Proteins encoded within one genomic window of Brachybacterium muris:
- the ispG gene encoding flavodoxin-dependent (E)-4-hydroxy-3-methylbut-2-enyl-diphosphate synthase: MTSVSLGIPSVKQPPPVLAPRRKTRKVRLGDIHVGGDAPVTVQSMTTTPTHDINATLQQIAELTATGCDIVRVACPRQEDADALKAIAAKSPIPVIADIHFQPKYVFAAIEAGCAGVRVNPGNIRRFDDQVKDIAKAAKDHGTALRIGVNAGSIDQRMMKGDRVTPEALVASAVWEASLFEEHDFHEFGISVKHNDPVIMVEAYRQLSEKGDWPLHLGVTEAGPAFQGTIKSSIAFGILLGEGIGDTIRVSLSAPPVEEVKVGNQILQSLNLKPRKLDIVSCPSCGRAQVDVYTLADEVTEGLKHLEVPLRVAVMGCVVNGPGEAREADLGVASGNGKGQIFVKGEVIKTVPEAEIVETLLAEANRIAAEMEAAEAGGTPSVSVG; encoded by the coding sequence GTGACTTCAGTGAGCCTCGGCATCCCGTCCGTCAAGCAGCCCCCGCCCGTCCTCGCGCCCCGGCGGAAGACCCGCAAGGTGCGCCTGGGCGACATCCACGTGGGTGGGGACGCACCGGTCACCGTGCAGTCGATGACCACCACCCCCACGCATGACATCAACGCCACCCTGCAGCAGATCGCGGAGCTGACCGCGACCGGCTGCGACATCGTGCGCGTGGCCTGCCCGCGGCAGGAGGACGCCGACGCCCTCAAGGCGATCGCCGCCAAGTCCCCGATCCCGGTCATCGCCGACATCCACTTCCAGCCCAAGTACGTGTTCGCCGCGATCGAGGCCGGCTGCGCCGGTGTGCGCGTGAACCCCGGCAACATCCGCCGCTTCGACGACCAGGTGAAGGACATCGCCAAGGCCGCGAAGGACCACGGCACCGCCCTGCGCATCGGCGTGAACGCCGGCTCCATCGACCAGCGCATGATGAAGGGTGACCGCGTCACCCCGGAGGCCCTGGTGGCCTCCGCCGTGTGGGAGGCCAGCCTGTTCGAGGAGCACGACTTCCACGAATTCGGCATCTCCGTCAAGCACAACGACCCGGTGATCATGGTGGAGGCCTACCGCCAGCTCTCCGAGAAGGGCGACTGGCCCCTGCACCTCGGTGTCACCGAGGCCGGCCCCGCCTTCCAGGGCACCATCAAGTCCTCCATCGCCTTCGGCATCCTGCTGGGCGAGGGGATCGGCGACACCATCCGCGTCTCCCTCTCCGCCCCGCCGGTGGAGGAGGTCAAGGTGGGCAACCAGATCCTGCAGTCGCTGAACCTCAAGCCCCGCAAGCTCGACATCGTCTCCTGCCCCTCGTGCGGCCGCGCCCAGGTGGACGTCTACACCCTGGCCGACGAGGTCACTGAGGGGCTCAAGCACCTCGAGGTGCCGCTGCGCGTGGCCGTGATGGGCTGTGTCGTCAACGGACCCGGTGAGGCCCGTGAGGCCGATCTCGGTGTCGCCTCCGGCAACGGCAAGGGCCAGATCTTCGTCAAGGGCGAGGTCATCAAGACCGTCCCCGAGGCGGAGATCGTCGAGACCCTGCTGGCCGAGGCCAACCGCATCGCGGCCGAGATGGAGGCCGCCGAGGCGGGCGGGACCCCCTCGGTCTCGGTGGGCTGA
- a CDS encoding GNAT family N-acetyltransferase → MFRRGAKVRPLRHTAWDASLALARRDPLVNALGGARLVEMARAGALGREFQITGEDHAPRGILWDGVNLSPLSASADAIDHFGRYAAPRPRRASSVVGERRAVEQLWTHLEPLWSGEVREYRWSQPLLLADAHVPASGGVGLRPARPTEVEQVFPAAVAMFREEVGVDPLRGDGGRGYRGRVAELIRQGRTYVVIDGDQVVFKADVGALFADVAQIHGVWVAPSHRSRGLGRAAMAELVTLVRRDHVPQVSLYVNDFNEPARRAYAAAGFHQAAELSTILF, encoded by the coding sequence ATGTTCCGGCGCGGGGCGAAGGTGCGGCCACTGCGCCACACCGCCTGGGACGCGTCCCTCGCCCTCGCCCGGCGCGACCCCTTGGTCAACGCCCTGGGCGGCGCCCGGCTGGTGGAGATGGCCCGGGCCGGCGCCCTGGGTCGGGAGTTCCAGATCACCGGGGAGGACCATGCCCCCCGCGGCATCCTGTGGGACGGCGTGAACCTCTCCCCGCTCAGCGCATCCGCTGACGCCATCGACCACTTCGGTCGGTACGCCGCGCCCCGACCGCGCCGCGCCAGTTCCGTGGTGGGTGAGCGCCGGGCCGTCGAGCAGCTGTGGACCCACCTGGAACCCCTGTGGTCCGGTGAGGTGCGCGAATACCGCTGGAGCCAGCCGCTGCTGCTCGCCGACGCCCACGTCCCCGCATCGGGCGGTGTGGGCCTGCGCCCGGCGCGACCCACCGAGGTCGAGCAGGTGTTCCCCGCGGCCGTGGCGATGTTCCGCGAGGAGGTGGGGGTCGATCCCCTGCGGGGGGACGGTGGCCGTGGGTACCGCGGCCGGGTCGCGGAGCTCATCCGCCAGGGCCGCACCTATGTGGTGATCGACGGCGACCAGGTGGTGTTCAAGGCCGACGTGGGCGCCCTGTTCGCGGACGTCGCCCAGATCCATGGCGTGTGGGTGGCGCCCTCGCACCGTTCCCGCGGCCTGGGCCGTGCAGCGATGGCGGAGCTGGTCACCCTGGTGCGGCGCGACCACGTGCCCCAGGTGTCGCTGTACGTCAACGACTTCAACGAGCCGGCCCGCCGCGCCTACGCCGCGGCCGGCTTCCACCAGGCCGCGGAGCTCTCGACGATCCTGTTCTGA
- a CDS encoding ATP-binding protein: MSVIDNDTKRKLREMGATALLDAIDAQDEAHVLGMSFQERLQLIVDEAHSIFNHGKVEGLIRRAGLRYPGADLRRLDLVEERGLNRNVIAQLATCSFIQRQQNVVFQGFTGSGKSYLGCALAKQACQHRLRAHYIRMPDLEEAWALAKDKPQGQTKFLRKYSTFSLLVIDEWLLDHPDEGMRSMLLELLERRYDTGSTVFCTQYPKKDWHARLGGAVHADAIMDRIVHNTIWIDTGDRNMREHTALPQ; this comes from the coding sequence GTGAGCGTGATCGATAACGACACGAAGCGGAAGCTGCGCGAGATGGGCGCGACCGCGCTGCTGGACGCGATCGATGCCCAGGATGAGGCTCACGTGCTGGGGATGTCGTTCCAGGAACGGCTCCAGCTGATCGTGGACGAGGCGCATTCCATCTTCAATCATGGAAAGGTCGAGGGTCTGATCCGCCGGGCGGGGCTGCGTTATCCCGGAGCGGACCTGCGGCGGCTGGATCTGGTCGAGGAACGGGGACTGAACCGGAACGTGATCGCGCAACTGGCAACCTGCTCCTTCATCCAGCGGCAACAGAACGTGGTCTTCCAGGGCTTCACCGGCTCAGGGAAGTCCTACCTCGGCTGCGCGCTGGCGAAGCAGGCCTGCCAGCACCGGCTCCGAGCCCACTACATCCGAATGCCCGACCTCGAAGAGGCCTGGGCCCTGGCAAAGGACAAGCCGCAGGGCCAGACGAAGTTCCTGCGGAAGTACTCCACGTTCTCGCTGCTGGTGATCGACGAGTGGCTGCTGGACCATCCTGACGAGGGAATGCGTTCGATGCTGCTGGAACTGCTCGAGCGCCGCTATGACACCGGCTCGACCGTGTTCTGCACCCAGTACCCGAAGAAGGACTGGCACGCCCGGCTCGGTGGAGCAGTCCACGCCGATGCGATCATGGACCGCATCGTGCACAACACAATCTGGATCGACACCGGCGACAGGAACATGCGAGAACACACCGCACTGCCCCAGTGA
- a CDS encoding M50 family metallopeptidase, which translates to MGVALFVLGVLIIGLGLAVSIALHEIGHLVPAKAFGVRVTQYMIGFGPTMWSRTRDETEYGVKAIPLGGYIRMIGMYPPHRGDAPGTVREDSTGFIQQMSQEAKEYEAAQYDPAEAHRTFVSLPVHRKIIVMLGGPAMNLLLSVLLIGVLALGIGLPAVTPTVQSVSECVLPADAPAGTDCEGRPPAPAIAAGIRPGDTLREIDGHEIRRWEDVTTAVRAAGDRTVSVVVERDGEELTLQATPIVDARPVLDEDGAVVRDASGAMLTEQVGFLGVGGTPDLVRQSPAVVPELAWSTFSQTAQLVIALPARLVDVAKAAFGSEERDPNGPIGVVGVTRLAGEVASADQPGFELREKTGTMISMLASLNMALFAFNLLPLLPLDGGHVAGALWEGIRRFIARLRGKPDPGPVDISRMLPLTNVVAIVFLVMTVLLLYADIVKPIRLFP; encoded by the coding sequence ATGGGCGTGGCCCTGTTCGTGCTCGGTGTGCTGATCATCGGGTTGGGGCTGGCGGTGTCGATAGCCCTGCACGAGATCGGGCACCTGGTGCCCGCCAAGGCCTTCGGCGTGCGCGTCACCCAGTACATGATCGGCTTCGGGCCCACCATGTGGTCCCGCACCCGTGATGAGACCGAGTACGGCGTCAAGGCGATCCCCCTGGGCGGCTACATCCGCATGATCGGCATGTACCCGCCGCATCGCGGGGACGCCCCCGGCACCGTGCGCGAGGACTCCACCGGGTTCATCCAGCAGATGTCCCAGGAGGCCAAGGAGTACGAGGCCGCCCAGTACGACCCCGCCGAGGCCCACCGCACCTTCGTCTCGCTGCCGGTGCACCGCAAGATCATCGTGATGCTGGGCGGGCCCGCCATGAACCTGCTGCTGTCGGTGCTGCTGATCGGGGTGCTCGCCCTCGGCATCGGCCTGCCGGCGGTGACGCCCACGGTGCAGTCCGTCTCCGAGTGCGTGCTGCCGGCCGACGCCCCGGCGGGCACCGACTGCGAGGGTCGACCCCCGGCCCCCGCGATCGCCGCGGGGATCCGCCCGGGCGACACCCTGCGTGAGATCGACGGGCACGAGATCCGCCGCTGGGAGGACGTCACCACTGCCGTGCGCGCCGCCGGGGACCGCACCGTGAGCGTCGTCGTGGAGCGCGACGGTGAGGAGCTCACCCTCCAGGCCACCCCGATCGTCGATGCCCGCCCCGTGCTGGACGAGGACGGCGCGGTGGTCCGTGATGCGTCCGGGGCGATGCTCACCGAGCAGGTGGGCTTCCTGGGCGTCGGAGGCACTCCGGACCTGGTACGCCAGTCACCCGCGGTGGTGCCGGAACTGGCCTGGTCCACGTTCTCCCAGACCGCGCAGCTGGTGATCGCCCTGCCCGCGCGCCTGGTGGATGTGGCCAAGGCGGCCTTCGGATCCGAGGAGCGCGACCCCAACGGCCCCATCGGCGTGGTCGGCGTGACCCGCCTGGCCGGGGAAGTGGCCTCCGCGGACCAACCCGGCTTCGAGCTGCGTGAGAAGACCGGCACCATGATCTCGATGCTGGCCTCGCTGAACATGGCCCTGTTCGCGTTCAACCTGCTGCCGCTGCTGCCGCTGGACGGTGGGCACGTGGCCGGGGCGCTGTGGGAGGGGATCCGTCGCTTCATCGCGCGCCTGCGCGGAAAGCCGGACCCCGGGCCCGTGGACATCTCCCGGATGCTGCCGCTGACCAACGTCGTCGCGATCGTGTTCCTGGTGATGACGGTGCTGCTGCTGTACGCGGACATCGTCAAACCCATCCGGCTGTTCCCGTAG
- a CDS encoding DivIVA domain-containing protein — protein sequence MSTSFERVSRFSVGYDTHEVDEFLSRARTAYEGRDAGFSGSDIASASFRTERGGYDMRVVDEALDRLSDAFALQARDDAIAERGEEAWVAELTRRAESLKERLERPAGERFSPAADGEPAYDRTDVDALCDQLIAYFTEGHPMSVDDVRRAAFRRRRGADGYREAVVDVYLDHVADVMASVP from the coding sequence GTGAGCACATCGTTCGAACGCGTCTCGCGCTTCAGCGTCGGCTACGACACGCATGAGGTGGACGAGTTCCTCTCGCGCGCCCGCACCGCCTACGAGGGGCGTGACGCCGGGTTCTCCGGCAGCGACATCGCCTCGGCCAGCTTCAGGACCGAGCGCGGCGGCTACGACATGCGTGTGGTGGACGAGGCCCTGGACCGTCTCTCCGACGCCTTCGCCCTGCAAGCCCGCGACGATGCCATCGCCGAGCGCGGCGAGGAGGCGTGGGTGGCGGAGCTGACCCGCCGCGCCGAGTCCCTCAAGGAGCGCCTGGAGCGCCCCGCGGGTGAGCGCTTCTCCCCGGCCGCTGACGGCGAGCCGGCCTACGACCGCACCGACGTGGATGCTCTGTGCGATCAGCTGATCGCCTACTTCACCGAGGGCCACCCGATGAGCGTGGACGACGTGCGCCGCGCCGCGTTCCGACGCCGCCGCGGGGCCGACGGGTACCGCGAGGCCGTGGTGGACGTGTACCTCGACCACGTCGCGGACGTGATGGCCTCCGTGCCGTGA
- the istA gene encoding IS21 family transposase: protein MVRKIRAKLVLQLRAEGLSGRAISSSQGMSRKSVRAVFEAADAAGIGWGDIADVADEQVYARLFPGRGEHESVFAQPDWEQVHREMARVGVTLKLLHGEYFDATTAAGDPAMGYDRFCRTYQHHVMVTGAASRVGHKAGQSVEVDWSGPTMELADPVTGEVSKVFLFVACLPFSRYAFCFPALDMRQESWLRAHVAMFEALGGTVPRIVPDNLKTGVVKHPREGEIVLNDAYREMAAHYSAAVLPGRVRKPKDKASVENTVAHVATWVIAGLRDQRFTSLPELAAAIGQRMEAYNAEPFQKRPGSRASVFDAEERPLLTPLPAVPYEISTWHYGRRVGRNGHVTFARNFYSAPFAHIGAKVDLRITARTLEIYQGSQRLTSHLLLPETASNEYRTNDADLPAGERFQAWDAQRVRAWADRVGPATVIVIQRIFESVPIVEQGLDPALAVLRLSRRFSVDRVEAACALALTGRVRSPRYAHLHPILATGQDKVAALRPPREEPAEDGGYVRGADYYAGGVR from the coding sequence ATGGTACGGAAGATCAGGGCGAAGCTGGTGCTCCAGCTGCGCGCAGAAGGTCTGTCGGGGCGAGCGATTTCGTCCTCGCAGGGCATGTCCCGCAAGTCCGTGAGGGCGGTGTTCGAGGCCGCTGACGCTGCAGGGATCGGGTGGGGCGATATCGCGGACGTCGCCGATGAGCAGGTGTATGCCCGGTTGTTCCCGGGCCGGGGCGAGCACGAGAGCGTGTTCGCACAGCCGGACTGGGAACAGGTCCATCGAGAGATGGCCAGGGTCGGCGTGACGCTGAAGCTGTTGCACGGCGAGTACTTCGACGCGACCACGGCGGCTGGGGATCCGGCGATGGGGTATGACCGGTTTTGCCGCACCTACCAGCACCACGTCATGGTCACCGGTGCCGCTTCGAGAGTCGGTCACAAGGCCGGCCAGAGCGTGGAGGTCGACTGGTCCGGCCCCACGATGGAGCTGGCCGATCCGGTCACCGGCGAGGTCTCGAAGGTGTTCTTGTTCGTTGCCTGCCTGCCTTTTTCTCGTTACGCGTTCTGCTTCCCGGCGCTGGATATGCGCCAGGAGTCCTGGCTGCGAGCGCACGTAGCGATGTTCGAGGCGCTGGGCGGGACGGTCCCGAGGATCGTTCCGGACAACCTCAAGACCGGTGTGGTGAAGCACCCCCGCGAGGGCGAGATCGTCCTGAACGATGCGTATCGCGAGATGGCAGCGCATTACTCGGCGGCGGTGCTCCCGGGGAGGGTGCGGAAACCGAAAGACAAGGCGAGCGTGGAGAACACCGTCGCGCACGTCGCGACCTGGGTCATCGCCGGGCTGCGGGATCAGCGATTCACGTCCCTGCCCGAACTTGCAGCCGCCATCGGGCAGCGGATGGAGGCCTATAACGCGGAGCCGTTCCAGAAGCGGCCCGGATCCCGCGCCAGCGTGTTCGACGCGGAGGAGCGGCCGCTGCTGACGCCGCTGCCGGCGGTGCCCTACGAGATCTCGACATGGCACTACGGACGACGAGTGGGCAGGAACGGGCACGTCACGTTCGCGCGGAACTTCTACTCCGCGCCGTTCGCGCACATCGGCGCGAAGGTCGATCTGCGCATCACGGCCCGGACGCTGGAGATCTATCAGGGCAGCCAGCGACTGACCAGTCACCTGCTGCTCCCGGAGACCGCGAGCAATGAGTACCGCACCAACGACGCGGACCTACCTGCGGGCGAGCGTTTCCAGGCCTGGGACGCGCAGAGGGTGCGGGCGTGGGCAGATCGGGTCGGGCCGGCCACGGTGATCGTGATCCAGCGGATCTTCGAGTCCGTGCCGATCGTGGAACAGGGCCTGGATCCCGCGTTGGCGGTGCTACGGCTCTCTCGCCGCTTCTCCGTAGATCGGGTCGAGGCGGCCTGCGCACTCGCGCTGACGGGACGGGTCCGTTCACCGCGCTATGCGCATCTGCACCCGATCTTGGCCACCGGGCAGGACAAGGTCGCCGCCCTGCGTCCACCCCGCGAGGAACCCGCGGAAGACGGCGGATACGTCCGTGGCGCCGACTACTACGCCGGAGGTGTCCGGTGA
- the dxr gene encoding 1-deoxy-D-xylulose-5-phosphate reductoisomerase: MTLVPARRLVLLGSTGSIGTQALEVLTRYRDLAHLHGIAVGGGRPELVAQQVLMHRPERVAVSDAERSETVEQAVGTACRDAGIAVPQLVAGADAVVDLAGSLGPDDVVLNAVTGSVGLLPTLAALDSGARLALANKESLVVGGALVTARAAEGQILPVDSEHTAIAQALAGVRPDQVDRLVVTASGGPFRGRSREELAQVTPEQALAHPTWAMGPVITTNSATLVNKALEVIEACFLFDLPEDRVDVVVHPQSIVHSMATLVDGSTIAQASPPDMRHAIGWALAHPEKLPHLAAPLDFSTAQSWTFEPVDDATFPAIEVARAAHRAGGGAMAVMNAVNEEAVAGFFAGDLPFLGIVGTIQDVLADPARPRVEPADGVDALLDLERWAREAARESIAARTRTPSGTAAGQPAASEPAPGGRD, encoded by the coding sequence GTGACCCTCGTCCCTGCCCGTCGCCTGGTGCTGCTGGGCTCCACCGGTTCGATCGGCACGCAGGCCCTCGAGGTCCTCACGCGCTACCGCGACCTCGCCCACCTGCACGGCATCGCCGTGGGCGGCGGACGCCCCGAGCTCGTGGCCCAGCAGGTGCTGATGCACCGCCCCGAGCGCGTCGCGGTGTCCGATGCGGAGCGCTCGGAGACCGTCGAGCAGGCCGTCGGCACCGCCTGCCGCGATGCCGGGATCGCCGTCCCGCAGCTCGTCGCCGGTGCTGACGCCGTGGTGGACCTGGCAGGATCGCTGGGCCCGGATGATGTGGTCCTGAACGCCGTCACCGGCTCCGTCGGCCTGCTGCCCACACTGGCGGCGCTGGATTCCGGGGCACGCCTGGCCCTGGCCAACAAGGAGTCCCTGGTGGTCGGCGGTGCCCTGGTCACCGCGCGCGCTGCCGAGGGGCAGATCCTGCCGGTGGACTCCGAGCACACCGCGATCGCCCAGGCCCTGGCCGGGGTGCGGCCGGACCAGGTGGACCGCCTGGTGGTCACCGCCTCCGGTGGCCCCTTCCGCGGTCGCAGCCGTGAGGAACTCGCTCAGGTCACACCCGAGCAGGCCCTCGCCCACCCCACCTGGGCGATGGGCCCGGTGATCACCACCAACTCCGCCACCCTGGTCAACAAGGCCCTCGAGGTGATCGAGGCGTGCTTCCTGTTCGACCTGCCCGAGGACCGCGTGGACGTGGTCGTCCATCCGCAGTCGATCGTGCACTCCATGGCCACGCTCGTGGACGGGTCCACCATCGCCCAGGCCAGCCCACCGGACATGCGCCATGCCATCGGCTGGGCCCTCGCGCACCCCGAGAAGCTGCCGCACCTGGCCGCACCGCTGGACTTCTCCACCGCCCAGTCCTGGACCTTCGAACCGGTCGACGACGCCACCTTCCCCGCAATCGAGGTGGCTCGCGCCGCCCACCGTGCCGGAGGCGGCGCGATGGCCGTGATGAACGCCGTCAACGAGGAGGCCGTCGCGGGTTTCTTCGCCGGTGACCTGCCGTTCCTGGGGATCGTGGGGACCATCCAGGATGTGCTGGCTGATCCTGCCCGCCCCCGGGTGGAACCGGCCGACGGCGTCGATGCGCTACTGGACCTGGAGCGCTGGGCCCGCGAGGCCGCACGCGAGAGCATCGCCGCCCGGACCCGCACCCCCTCGGGGACGGCCGCTGGTCAGCCCGCTGCCTCCGAGCCGGCCCCGGGGGGGCGCGACTGA